CGCTTGTGGGGACGCCTCTGTGCCGGGAGCGGCCCCGCCGGGGACTCGGGGGAGGGGAGAGCTCGGTGGGAAGAGCAACTTAAGCAGGGAGAAGCGGGAATGCTGGCGGCATCGGAGGGTTTGTCCCGGTGTTCCCGCGAGTGCCCCGGTGGGGGTAGTAATGCCGGTTTGTGCCCTAGGTATCCGCTTCAACACCGGGGCCGGACAGCACATCCTGAAGAACCCCCTCGTCGTCAACAGCATCATTGAGAAGGTGGCGGGGACGGGGACGATATACCGGCTGGGGCTgggcgggggcgggggggggcACTGtgccagctggggctggggctgggcgctgtgtccctgccctgctggcGGGGAGGGTCCGGGGCGGAGGGCGGTGTAGGCTCAGCCCTGACTCCCGTCGTTCAGTGGCTGCGGAGGGACCTTCCACGTAAATAAGCGTGCAGGTGCTCTTGTGCTCAcagttttcctcttgtccttttCTAAATGACGTTCAAGCTCCTCTGCTACCTGATACCTGCTTTTTACTGAGCTGCGTCTgccattctttttaaaatgaagtggtTGCTTGAAACCggttccagaaaaaaaggactgaACTGCTGTTTGTTCTTAGGCTGCCCTGCGACGTACTGATGTCATTCTGGAAGTAGGCCCGGGAACTGGTAACTTGACGGTGAAGATGttagagaaagtaaaaaaagtaagTGTGGACTGCCCCACTGCCACCTTCCCAACCTCTAACTGCATTGTGGTATATAGATTGTGACAAACCAAAAGATCTTTTAGTAGAATTACTGTATGGATATTTTAGTAGAATTTTAGTAGAATTACTGTatggatatttttcttaatatttgtGTAATTCCAATGAGTTTTTAGATGTTCGTGTAAGCCTTGTATGGTTTTGTCAAGATCCATTGCTGTTATCCATTTGTGTGGTAAGGCTTCTGTATTCTTGGGGGGGGGATGATGATGTATATGGTCCTAAAGGGAatgttaaataattatttaaatctgTAGCAATGCTAGAGGACTTTTTTTACAACTAAAACTTTATATTCAGTTAAGAGGAATTTTACAGAATTGCAaacatgtattttgttttcaggttaTTGCTTGTGAAATAGACCCTAGGCTTGTTGGTGAACTTCAGAAGAGAGTGCAGGGCACGTAAGTATCAACTGTGGAAATAGTGAGTGCTTAGAAGCCGTGGTGCTTATTTGGCAAAAGCTTTGGCACTATGCTTCTCTGAGGAAAACAACTGTATCTTCCCTCAGGTGTCTGGCAAACAAACTTGAAATCAAGGTTGGAGATATCTTGAAAACAGACTTGCCATTCTTTGATGCATGTGTGGCTAACTTGCCTTACCAGGTATGAGGTGGTAAAACTTAcgtcttttttaaaagtacaactGCCTGGAAATCATACTAATGTTATTACTCTTTTTTGCAGATTTCTTCaccttttgttttcaagttgTTGCTTCATAGGCCTTTTTTCAGGTATGTGCAAGAACAGAGCTCTGAATTACCTGATGGAGGaatattagttttaaaattgtccaaaatcaaatttttttaaattcttaggTTATGAGTTTGATGGATAAGAGCTGCACCAGGATTTTTCTCGAATATGTATTCCAGTGTCTGGAAATCAATTTATGTCAATGTCTtgagcagaaggagaagatTTAGTCTTGGCATCAGCGAGTGTCTAGCTGATGAAAGCAGGAGTTGCTTTTCTTTACACATATATTATAACCAATTGTTATTCCAGGGCTAAGTAGGGCATTATAGCATTTCAAGTGCCTTTTTACTTAAGAAAGGAAGGGTAGAAAGTGTAGGATCAAAGCCAAGATCTGTGCTCTGGTCTAAAAATATGTCAGCATTTGTTGATTTCACTGTTGGTGACATTGCCAATCCATTTTTGGAGCTAGTGTGTTTGGATTTGAAAGATTCATAAAgttattcaaaattattttttacatccAGGCAAAAAACTGCAACTGTCCTGTTTCTTTGACTATGATCCATTTAGCAATATAAAGACTTGAATTCTAAGGTAGCTGTAAGGAGATTTAGATGGTTTCACCAaggtttgtgggtttggttttaaacATATTCTGAGCTATTAAGACAGTTTGTTTATCACAAACTTACTAAATGTTGAGACAAAACGTGCTTTTCCCAAGTGTGGTAATTGCCTTTGGATGTAAAAGTTGATTacatagaattaattttctaatttctcTTCGTGTCAGGTGTGCAATCCTTATGTTTCAAAGGGAATTTGCACTTCGCTTGGTTGCAAAACCAGGATCTAAACTATACTGCAGACTCTCTATTAATACTCAGTTATTAGCTCGAGTTGACCATCTGATGAAGGTATGTCTTTCTGCATTAGCTAACACAGCTATCAAAGACAGAAGAATGGTTTTAGGAATGTAAGGATTTGCTGGTTATTCATACAGCTGTCTGGCTATTCCTGACTAACAGGTTGGAAAGAACAACTTCAGGCCTCCTCCCAAAGTTGAATCCAGTGTTGTCAGAATAGAGCCAAAGAACCCACCACCACCCATCAACTTCCAGGTAAGCATGATATGCTGTAATGACAATGCAACATACTAGtgataataatttttcttgttattcAGGTCACTACTAAGTACCAGCTATTGGTTGGCATTTACATAATTGCAAAATACCTATTCCTTTACCCATAAGGCTTGTTTTAGGACTTTGCCTGTACATGTCACCATCACTTTCACAGCATTGTTTACAGTTTTTCTGGGAAGACTGAGATGCCATCTTCACTTCAGCTGGAGAGTTGCTAGTAATAATGTCCCTTTCATCATGGTTTATATCTCCCAGAGACCCTTCTGTCTGATGACTTAGTTGATTATGATCAAAGGTGTATCTGTGAGAAGCCTTATCTTCAGATGAGCATGTAGAAGACAGATGTTAAGAGAACAGTATTCTCAAAgttagtttttaaaatgctttgatCTTAAGGACCATGTACTCCTTGCCAAAAGTTAGCTGGATTTTCTTCAACTGTCTGCTATCTCTACATGTAAGATATGGCCAGTAGTACCcaagcacaaaaaaacaacagttcaAAAGGTTTTGTGATGGAATACTTTCTCCTCCATTTGTATTGCTTGCCAGGACTGGCTTTGTATTgtttagaaatacattttaatgaagTGCTGTCTGTTCAATTTTACAGTATTAGTGACCATCCTTGTTTGTAGTAACTGTATGTTCCTTTCTCTGAattctgaaaattttcatttcaggaaTGGGATGGTCTGGTAAGGATAGCCTTTGTTAGGAAAAACAAGACACTCTCTGCAGCATTTAAGTAAGTAGCTTCtattaaaggaaatattaacAAAATCTGAGAGCTCATCTCTCAATTTCTAGCAGTTTATTTTGTTCAAATGGATAGCAGTGCTACATCCAttccagcacaggctgggatAAGATAGGGTGGAGGATTGATGCAGAGTTCCAaagctttttgttatttttttagaagGAAGAAAGCGGCTGTTTAAAAAGTACAGATCTATGTAGTCATTTAGGGCTTTTTTAATAGTAAAGATTAACAAACAATCAAGTGAAAAAAAGCTAATTGAAGATGGATTTTCATTCTAAACTTGTGTTTCTTTCAGGTCAAGTGCTGTAGAGCAGTTGCTGGATCGAAATTATCGAATTCATTGTTCTTTACATAATACAGTAAGTTTCTTTTCAGTATATTGAATTCTGTTTATGTGTACTGTGACCTACTTACTGACTTCTATGAGTAAAAAATTAACActgaaaagctcaacatgaaaGCAGTTTTTCCAAAATAGTTTGAGAGAGGAAGGAACTTAACTCTTTtcttagaaaagagaaaaatataaaagggtgaaaaatataaaaggtattagtgaaaaagctgaaagatgAATATGTTATTAATACATTGGCTGCACATGCCATGTCTCAAGGTCTTTATTAAGAATGCAATGAAACTTCCTGTGTCTGCTTAGCAATACTGTTGTGATCCATACAGTGA
The DNA window shown above is from Calypte anna isolate BGI_N300 chromosome Z, bCalAnn1_v1.p, whole genome shotgun sequence and carries:
- the DIMT1 gene encoding probable dimethyladenosine transferase — its product is MPKVRAGKRPRLERREGRATGIRFNTGAGQHILKNPLVVNSIIEKAALRRTDVILEVGPGTGNLTVKMLEKVKKVIACEIDPRLVGELQKRVQGTCLANKLEIKVGDILKTDLPFFDACVANLPYQISSPFVFKLLLHRPFFRCAILMFQREFALRLVAKPGSKLYCRLSINTQLLARVDHLMKVGKNNFRPPPKVESSVVRIEPKNPPPPINFQEWDGLVRIAFVRKNKTLSAAFKSSAVEQLLDRNYRIHCSLHNTEIPENFKIAEKIQTVLKNTGYSEKRARSMDIDDFIRLLHGFNSEGIHFS